A section of the Rhodobacteraceae bacterium M382 genome encodes:
- a CDS encoding TRAP transporter large permease, which yields MDVVLLFSMVIGLLLIGVPIAVALGLSSTLFLLIYSDSSLASVAGTLFEAFEGHFTLLAIPFFILASSFMTTGGVARRIIRFSIACVGHLPGGLAIAGVFACMMFAALSGSSPATVVAIGSIVIAGMRQVGYSKEFAAGVICNAGTLGILIPPSIVMVVYAAAVEVSVGRMFLAGVIPGLLAGVMLMVTIFIMAKVKNLPKGEWLGWGEIFTSAREAGWGLFLIVIILGGIYGGIFTPTEAAAVAAVYSFVIACFVYKDMGPLSNGEGQPKIPLIKKPKALITAFFDPDTKHTLFEAGKLTVTLLFVIANALILKHVLTDEQVPQTIANAMLSAGFGPVMFLVIVNVILLIGGQFMEPSGLLVIVAPLVFPIAIELGIDPIHLGIIMVVNMEIGMITPPVGLNLFVTSGVAGMPMMSVVRAALPFLAVLFVFLILVTYVPWLSTVLPNAVMGPEIITH from the coding sequence ATGGATGTCGTCCTCCTATTTTCAATGGTGATTGGCCTGCTGCTGATCGGGGTGCCGATCGCTGTGGCTCTGGGGCTCAGTTCGACCCTGTTTCTGCTAATCTATTCGGACAGTTCGTTGGCCTCGGTCGCGGGAACATTGTTCGAAGCATTCGAGGGCCACTTTACCCTCCTGGCGATCCCGTTCTTTATCCTTGCCTCTTCGTTCATGACCACTGGTGGTGTGGCACGGCGGATCATCCGGTTCTCCATCGCCTGTGTCGGGCATCTGCCCGGCGGTCTGGCCATTGCAGGGGTCTTTGCCTGCATGATGTTCGCGGCGCTGTCCGGGTCGTCCCCGGCAACCGTGGTGGCCATCGGGTCAATCGTGATCGCGGGCATGCGTCAGGTCGGGTATTCCAAGGAATTTGCCGCTGGTGTCATCTGTAACGCGGGCACATTGGGCATCCTGATCCCGCCATCGATCGTGATGGTTGTCTACGCGGCTGCGGTCGAAGTGTCAGTGGGCCGGATGTTCCTGGCAGGCGTGATCCCCGGTCTGCTTGCAGGTGTCATGTTGATGGTGACCATCTTTATCATGGCCAAGGTCAAGAATCTGCCCAAAGGCGAATGGTTGGGCTGGGGAGAAATCTTCACCTCGGCGCGTGAAGCCGGTTGGGGATTGTTCCTGATCGTGATCATCCTGGGCGGGATCTATGGGGGCATCTTTACCCCGACCGAAGCCGCGGCTGTGGCGGCTGTCTATTCCTTTGTGATCGCGTGTTTCGTCTACAAGGACATGGGGCCGCTTTCGAATGGTGAAGGTCAGCCCAAGATCCCGCTGATCAAGAAGCCCAAAGCGCTGATCACTGCATTTTTTGACCCCGACACCAAACACACGCTGTTTGAGGCGGGCAAGCTGACGGTGACCTTGTTGTTTGTCATCGCCAACGCGCTGATCCTGAAGCATGTTCTGACCGATGAACAGGTGCCGCAGACCATTGCCAATGCGATGCTGTCAGCGGGCTTTGGTCCGGTGATGTTCCTGGTGATTGTCAATGTGATCCTGTTGATCGGTGGTCAGTTCATGGAACCGTCGGGATTGTTGGTCATTGTCGCACCGTTGGTGTTTCCGATTGCCATTGAATTGGGCATCGATCCCATTCACCTGGGCATCATCATGGTGGTGAACATGGAGATCGGAATGATCACACCGCCGGTTGGTTTGAACCTGTTCGTGACGTCGGGGGTCGCAGGGATGCCGATGATGAGTGTTGTGCGCGCAGCTTTGCCGTTCCTGGCGGTGCTGTTTGTCTTCCTGATCCTGGTGACCTATGTGCCTTGGCTGTCCACAGTGTTGCCCAACGCCGTGATGGGGCCTGAGATCATAACCCATTGA
- the cobA gene encoding uroporphyrinogen-III C-methyltransferase: MTANKTDNPTTAPNRAGLSCLCAGQVAFVGSGPGDPDLLTVKALRALQDADVILFDRLVSDEILALAGPDAALENVGKEGFGPQISQDDICARLVVHALDGKKVVRLKSGDPTIFGRLDEELTAVEAAGIGFTIVPGITAASAAVAGIGQSLTQRGRNSSVRFLTGHDVQGFADHDWVALARPGAVAAIYMGKKSARFVQGRLIMHGGDRTTPVTVIENASRRDQRVLETTLGHLANDLAEARFDGPALTFLGLAPRASVAALTDLKMELA; the protein is encoded by the coding sequence ATGACCGCCAACAAAACAGACAATCCGACAACCGCGCCGAACCGGGCCGGATTGTCCTGTCTGTGTGCCGGTCAGGTCGCGTTTGTGGGCTCTGGCCCCGGTGATCCGGATCTGCTGACCGTCAAGGCGCTGCGCGCGCTTCAGGACGCGGATGTGATCCTGTTTGATCGTCTGGTCAGCGACGAGATCCTGGCCCTGGCCGGACCGGACGCGGCGTTGGAAAATGTCGGCAAGGAGGGGTTTGGCCCCCAGATCAGCCAGGACGACATCTGTGCCCGCCTGGTGGTTCATGCCCTGGACGGCAAAAAGGTCGTGCGTCTGAAGTCGGGCGACCCCACCATCTTTGGCCGTCTGGACGAAGAGCTCACCGCGGTCGAAGCCGCCGGGATCGGGTTCACGATCGTGCCCGGCATCACCGCCGCATCGGCTGCCGTGGCCGGGATTGGTCAAAGCCTGACCCAACGTGGGCGCAATTCATCCGTGCGGTTCCTGACCGGCCATGATGTCCAGGGCTTTGCCGATCACGATTGGGTCGCGCTGGCGCGTCCGGGCGCAGTTGCCGCCATCTACATGGGCAAGAAATCCGCCCGCTTCGTTCAGGGCCGCCTGATCATGCATGGCGGTGATCGCACCACGCCTGTGACCGTGATCGAAAACGCCTCTCGCCGCGATCAGCGGGTGCTCGAGACAACCCTGGGCCATCTGGCCAACGATCTCGCCGAGGCCCGCTTTGACGGTCCGGCGCTCACTTTTCTGGGACTGGCCCCACGCGCAAGCGTCGCCGCCCTCACCGATCTCAAGATGGAGCTTGCATAA
- a CDS encoding DctP family TRAP transporter solute-binding subunit encodes MKFLTATAIATALTITAGTAQAACDDGEIVIKFSHVTNTDKHPKGIAASLLETRINEEMNGTACMEVFPNSTLYNDNKVLEAMLQGDVQLAAPSLSKFEKFTKQFRLFDLPFMFKNVDAVDAFQASDSGQALLDSMQRRGLQGLAYWHNGMKQMSANKPLVSPSDANGLKFRVQSSDVLVAQMEAIGGSPQKMAFSEVYGALQQGVVDGQENTWSNIYGKKFFEVQDGVTETNHGIIDYLVVTSVDWLDSLDPAVRDQFLTILGEVTQVRNAESTAVNEAAKQSIVEAGGEIRQLNGEQRQEWVDTMRPVWEQFSGDVGQDNIDAAQAINAGL; translated from the coding sequence ATGAAATTTCTTACTGCTACGGCTATCGCAACCGCATTGACCATCACTGCAGGCACCGCACAGGCCGCCTGTGATGACGGCGAGATCGTGATCAAGTTCAGCCACGTTACCAACACAGACAAACACCCCAAAGGGATCGCAGCATCGCTGTTGGAGACCCGCATCAACGAAGAGATGAACGGCACCGCCTGTATGGAGGTGTTCCCGAACTCGACGTTGTACAATGATAACAAGGTGCTCGAAGCCATGTTGCAGGGCGATGTGCAACTGGCCGCGCCCAGCCTGTCGAAATTCGAGAAATTCACCAAGCAGTTCCGTCTGTTCGATCTGCCATTCATGTTCAAGAACGTCGATGCCGTCGATGCCTTTCAGGCGTCGGACAGCGGGCAGGCCTTGCTGGACAGCATGCAGCGCCGTGGCCTGCAGGGTCTGGCCTATTGGCACAATGGCATGAAACAGATGTCGGCCAACAAGCCGCTGGTGTCTCCGTCGGATGCCAATGGATTGAAATTCCGGGTCCAATCATCTGATGTGCTGGTTGCACAGATGGAAGCCATCGGGGGCAGCCCGCAGAAAATGGCGTTTTCCGAAGTCTATGGTGCCCTGCAGCAGGGCGTTGTCGATGGACAGGAAAACACTTGGTCCAACATCTACGGCAAGAAGTTCTTTGAAGTGCAGGACGGCGTGACCGAAACCAACCACGGCATCATTGATTACCTGGTGGTGACCAGCGTTGACTGGCTCGACAGCCTGGATCCGGCCGTACGTGACCAGTTCCTGACCATTCTGGGCGAAGTCACCCAGGTGCGGAATGCCGAATCCACTGCTGTGAACGAAGCGGCCAAACAGTCGATCGTCGAAGCCGGTGGCGAAATCCGTCAGCTGAACGGCGAGCAGCGCCAAGAATGGGTCGATACCATGCGCCCGGTCTGGGAGCAGTTCTCGGGCGATGTAGGCCAGGACAATATCGACGCCGCTCAGGCCATCAACGCGGGCCTCTGA
- a CDS encoding cytochrome P450, translating into MKTIRQSPLDPEFVQNPYPFYAATRAQGGLQFWEDYGMPAAFKHAAVHVLLRDRRLGREVPPELRQAPPDHLKPFYDVEDHSMLELEPPSHTRLRKLVLRAFTSREVEALKPGLESLCHQLIDQFSDAPFDLLDAYCVQIPVIAVCRLLGVPETMAPQVLEWSHAMVAMYQARRSEAIEHQAGQAAAAFSGYLRDYIEQRRTDPRDDLITRLIAATEDGDRLSTDELISTCILLLNAGHEASVHGLGNGVKTLLEHGPDPVWLTPEAIENTVEEILRFDPPLHMFTRYAYEDVDIFGHTLKRGDQVALLLGAANRDPAVCDDPDDFDPTRRAKTNVAFGGGLHFCVGAPLARLELQVALPILFDRCPGLRLAAAPRYSNTYHFHGLSRLMVSTT; encoded by the coding sequence ATGAAAACCATACGCCAATCCCCGCTTGATCCTGAATTCGTCCAGAATCCCTATCCGTTCTATGCGGCGACACGGGCGCAGGGGGGACTGCAGTTTTGGGAAGATTACGGGATGCCGGCCGCCTTCAAACATGCCGCCGTGCATGTTTTGTTGCGGGACCGGCGGCTGGGGCGCGAAGTTCCGCCCGAACTCAGACAAGCCCCCCCCGATCACCTCAAACCGTTCTATGACGTCGAAGACCACTCGATGCTCGAACTGGAGCCTCCCAGCCACACACGATTGCGCAAACTGGTGCTGCGTGCCTTTACCTCGCGCGAAGTCGAAGCGCTCAAGCCGGGGCTCGAATCCCTGTGCCACCAGTTGATAGATCAATTTTCTGATGCCCCCTTTGATCTGCTGGATGCCTATTGCGTTCAGATCCCCGTCATCGCCGTCTGCCGCCTCTTGGGCGTGCCCGAAACCATGGCCCCGCAGGTTCTGGAGTGGTCGCACGCCATGGTGGCGATGTATCAGGCGCGCCGATCTGAGGCGATCGAACACCAGGCCGGACAGGCGGCAGCGGCATTTTCCGGCTATTTGCGCGACTATATTGAACAGCGTCGCACAGACCCGCGCGATGACCTGATCACCCGCCTGATCGCAGCCACAGAAGACGGTGACCGGCTGTCCACGGACGAATTGATCTCGACCTGCATCCTGCTGCTGAATGCCGGGCACGAGGCGTCGGTTCATGGCTTGGGCAATGGCGTCAAAACCCTTCTGGAACATGGTCCGGACCCGGTCTGGCTGACCCCCGAGGCAATCGAGAACACGGTCGAGGAAATCCTGCGCTTTGATCCGCCCCTGCATATGTTCACCCGCTATGCCTATGAGGACGTCGACATCTTTGGCCACACGTTGAAACGCGGCGATCAGGTGGCGCTGCTGCTGGGCGCGGCCAATCGCGACCCGGCCGTCTGCGACGATCCGGATGACTTTGACCCGACCCGCCGCGCCAAAACCAATGTTGCCTTTGGTGGCGGATTGCATTTTTGTGTCGGGGCACCGCTGGCCCGTCTCGAACTGCAGGTCGCCCTGCCGATCCTGTTTGACCGCTGCCCCGGTCTGCGTCTCGCCGCCGCCCCCCGTTACAGCAACACCTATCACTTTCACGGACTGTCCCGGCTGATGGTTTCAACCACATAA
- a CDS encoding Lrp/AsnC family transcriptional regulator codes for MTVRIDATDRKILAELQRDAGQSLDEIAKQVGSSKTPVWNRIRKLRDGGVIGQQTVVLDAEALGFEACFFVLIRTSEHEADWQSRFLKALRDRPEVQEAHRLAGDIDYILKVRVQNARAYDKFYQALISEVRVHNVTALLSMEEIKSTTMLPIEA; via the coding sequence ATGACGGTACGGATCGACGCCACGGATCGGAAAATTTTGGCGGAGCTGCAACGCGATGCGGGGCAATCGCTGGACGAAATCGCCAAACAGGTGGGGTCTTCCAAGACCCCGGTGTGGAACAGAATCCGCAAATTGCGCGATGGCGGGGTGATTGGACAGCAGACTGTGGTGCTGGATGCCGAGGCGTTGGGATTCGAGGCCTGTTTCTTTGTTCTGATCCGCACATCGGAACATGAGGCGGATTGGCAGTCGCGGTTCCTCAAAGCGTTGCGTGACCGCCCCGAAGTCCAGGAAGCACACCGGTTGGCGGGGGATATCGACTATATCCTCAAGGTGCGGGTGCAGAACGCGCGGGCCTATGACAAATTCTATCAGGCGCTGATTTCCGAGGTGCGGGTGCATAATGTCACCGCGTTGTTGTCGATGGAGGAAATCAAATCCACAACCATGCTGCCCATCGAAGCCTGA
- a CDS encoding sigma-54 dependent transcriptional regulator, whose product MTRKVLVVDDDADIREALGQTLELADLEAITSGSFVAAKDLITSGFDGVIVSDIRMPGRDGFHLLEYAHAQDAELPVILLTGEGDIPMAVRAMGQGAFDFLEKPCASADLLAVLERALKTRSLVLENRQLKRQLESGDPAARLLFGVSQQADDLRARVRSVAPTGAEVLVIGPSGSGISKVAEVVHLMSPVGQGPFVKRSAAGMTDKGFAALCEEGAGGSVFLDDVSAMPTATQYTVLERLERGAGTRVIAGTTTDLSELVAQGGFHAELFYRLDVMRVRIPSLAERREDIPVIFRHYVAQAAEQAGIDTPEVTPDHLVALMAQEWPGNARSLMSAAMRFVLGMPEEVGQAQDLGLSEQMAQVERSLLIAALGRQNGRATAAAEALKLPRKTFYDKLARYGIRPEDYRR is encoded by the coding sequence ATGACACGCAAGGTTCTGGTGGTGGATGATGACGCCGATATCCGCGAGGCATTGGGCCAGACGCTGGAATTGGCCGATCTGGAAGCGATCACCAGCGGGTCGTTTGTGGCGGCCAAGGATTTGATCACGTCGGGGTTTGACGGGGTGATCGTGTCCGATATCCGGATGCCGGGGCGGGACGGGTTCCATTTGCTGGAGTATGCCCATGCTCAGGATGCAGAGCTGCCGGTGATTCTGTTGACCGGCGAGGGCGATATTCCGATGGCGGTGCGGGCCATGGGGCAGGGGGCGTTTGATTTTCTGGAAAAACCCTGCGCGTCTGCGGATCTGTTGGCGGTTCTGGAACGCGCGCTCAAGACCCGGTCGCTGGTGTTGGAAAACCGCCAGCTGAAACGTCAGCTGGAAAGCGGAGATCCGGCGGCGCGGCTGTTGTTCGGGGTTTCGCAACAGGCCGATGACCTGCGGGCGCGGGTGCGCAGCGTCGCCCCGACCGGGGCAGAGGTCTTGGTGATCGGTCCCTCGGGCAGCGGTATTTCAAAGGTGGCAGAGGTGGTTCATCTGATGTCGCCCGTGGGGCAGGGGCCGTTTGTCAAACGCTCTGCGGCAGGGATGACGGACAAGGGGTTTGCCGCCCTGTGTGAGGAAGGCGCGGGCGGGTCGGTGTTTCTGGACGATGTTTCGGCAATGCCAACGGCGACGCAATACACGGTGTTGGAGCGACTGGAGCGGGGGGCGGGCACCCGGGTTATTGCCGGTACCACCACGGATCTGTCCGAGCTGGTTGCACAGGGCGGTTTTCATGCCGAGCTGTTTTATCGGCTGGATGTGATGCGGGTGCGGATCCCGTCGCTGGCAGAGCGGCGCGAGGATATCCCGGTGATTTTTCGCCACTATGTGGCGCAGGCCGCCGAACAGGCAGGGATTGATACACCAGAAGTCACACCCGACCATCTGGTCGCTTTGATGGCGCAGGAGTGGCCGGGCAATGCACGGTCGCTGATGTCGGCAGCGATGCGGTTTGTGCTGGGGATGCCCGAGGAAGTCGGACAGGCGCAGGATCTGGGGCTGTCGGAACAGATGGCCCAGGTGGAACGCTCGTTGTTGATCGCGGCACTGGGGCGCCAGAATGGTCGGGCGACTGCGGCCGCCGAGGCGCTGAAACTGCCGCGCAAGACCTTTTATGACAAGCTGGCCCGGTATGGCATTCGCCCCGAGGACTATCGGCGCTGA
- a CDS encoding TRAP transporter small permease, translating into MSGAKTGPSGFINHIEETVIAGLIGLMTIITFANVVARFAFNSNILWALELTVFLFAWLVLLGASYAVKTHAHLGVDAILNMLTPGPRRVLALISVTCCLVFSLLLLKGAYDYWAVFADLPPTSGRWFPTGLDLKARSQSFYEVQDVPMVGFLRFLEDLINYGDAYEKLPKVVPYLVLPVSMLLLVFRFGQVALQILRGETDRMVASHEVEDELEEIRSQNEGKN; encoded by the coding sequence ATGTCGGGGGCAAAAACCGGCCCGTCCGGGTTTATCAATCATATCGAAGAGACGGTGATCGCCGGGCTGATCGGCCTGATGACAATTATCACATTCGCCAATGTCGTGGCGCGTTTCGCCTTCAATTCAAACATTCTGTGGGCCCTGGAACTGACCGTGTTCCTGTTTGCCTGGCTGGTGCTTTTGGGCGCATCCTATGCGGTCAAAACCCATGCCCATCTGGGGGTCGATGCGATCCTGAACATGTTGACACCAGGACCGCGCCGGGTATTGGCGTTGATTTCAGTCACCTGCTGTCTGGTGTTTTCGCTGCTGTTGCTGAAAGGGGCCTATGACTATTGGGCAGTGTTTGCAGACCTGCCGCCCACCTCGGGGCGCTGGTTCCCGACTGGGCTGGATCTCAAGGCCCGCAGCCAGAGTTTTTACGAGGTGCAGGACGTGCCCATGGTTGGTTTCCTGCGGTTTCTCGAAGATCTGATCAACTATGGCGACGCCTATGAAAAGCTGCCCAAGGTGGTGCCGTATCTGGTGCTGCCGGTGTCGATGCTGCTGTTGGTGTTCCGCTTTGGCCAGGTGGCTCTGCAGATCCTGCGCGGCGAAACGGATCGCATGGTGGCCAGCCACGAAGTCGAAGATGAACTGGAGGAAATCCGGTCCCAGAATGAGGGGAAAAACTGA
- a CDS encoding sensor histidine kinase — protein MTDFRWHRRWIVLGFALIMAGITGAVWSYGYRQALDQLALQAEADLALASDRLSTQLQVYQELAVLMADHPGLQGLQDDVARRATAQALLVEVADKTGALDVAFANPQGRVLVAAQQVSGADVSRSIAFQRAMHGALGSEHGIFGSPGRRAYVYASPVFEPDGAVRGVVVVTADVEDVEQTWRGSLPAVFFTDDRNEVFISNRSELLFWHRPQAGGGLVPGDGEPPEFRAWRVGGHEIWQLGWGPYLPRTGLHQAVDLPVIGMVGEILVDVAPARRIAWLQAAALGAVFLAFGAMLYMTTERRRALAEVNAALEGRVHERTRALSVANEQLRREIGERREAEAALKQAQAELVQAGKLSALGQMSAGISHELNQPLMAIQQFADNGMAFMQRGKTGKAGENLGRISEMAARMARIIKNLRAFARNESEPMGKVDLVQVIATATELTEARLRSDAVTLEWTPPMGPVFAWGGDVRLVQVFVNLINNAADAMVGRADKRITVTLDTGDRLSVTVRDTGPGIADPEKIFEPFYTTRAVGSSEGMGLGLSISYGLVQSFGGKIGGVNAPGGGAVFTVELEYWSEEKAA, from the coding sequence ATGACTGATTTTCGATGGCATAGACGATGGATCGTTCTGGGGTTCGCCCTGATCATGGCGGGCATAACCGGCGCTGTCTGGTCCTATGGGTATCGCCAGGCGCTGGATCAACTGGCGTTGCAGGCCGAGGCGGATCTGGCGCTGGCCAGTGACCGGTTGTCGACCCAGTTGCAGGTGTATCAGGAACTGGCCGTGTTGATGGCGGATCATCCGGGCCTGCAAGGCCTGCAAGACGATGTGGCCCGGCGTGCAACGGCGCAGGCCCTGTTGGTGGAAGTTGCGGACAAGACCGGCGCGCTGGATGTGGCGTTTGCCAACCCGCAGGGGCGGGTTCTGGTCGCCGCACAACAGGTGTCAGGGGCGGATGTGTCGCGATCCATTGCGTTCCAACGGGCGATGCACGGGGCACTGGGGAGCGAACACGGGATCTTTGGGTCGCCGGGTCGGCGCGCCTATGTCTATGCGTCGCCGGTGTTTGAACCGGACGGCGCGGTGCGCGGCGTTGTGGTTGTGACGGCGGATGTCGAAGACGTGGAACAGACATGGCGTGGGTCGTTGCCTGCCGTGTTTTTTACCGATGACCGGAACGAAGTGTTCATCTCGAACCGGTCGGAATTGCTGTTTTGGCATCGCCCGCAGGCAGGAGGGGGATTGGTTCCCGGTGATGGTGAGCCCCCGGAATTTCGCGCCTGGCGTGTTGGAGGGCATGAGATCTGGCAGCTCGGGTGGGGACCCTATCTGCCCCGGACCGGGTTGCATCAGGCGGTCGATCTGCCGGTGATCGGCATGGTGGGCGAAATCCTGGTCGATGTTGCGCCGGCGCGTCGGATCGCCTGGTTGCAGGCTGCCGCGCTGGGCGCTGTGTTTCTGGCCTTTGGTGCGATGTTATACATGACCACGGAGCGACGCCGGGCATTGGCCGAGGTCAATGCCGCGCTGGAGGGGAGAGTGCATGAGCGCACACGGGCCCTGTCGGTGGCCAACGAACAGCTGCGCCGCGAGATTGGCGAACGCAGGGAGGCCGAAGCCGCCCTGAAACAGGCCCAGGCCGAATTGGTCCAGGCGGGGAAATTGAGCGCGTTGGGTCAAATGTCGGCCGGGATCAGCCATGAGCTGAACCAGCCGTTGATGGCAATTCAACAGTTTGCAGACAATGGCATGGCATTCATGCAGCGGGGCAAGACCGGCAAGGCGGGCGAAAATCTGGGGCGGATATCCGAAATGGCCGCACGGATGGCGCGGATTATCAAAAACCTGCGTGCCTTTGCCCGAAATGAAAGCGAACCCATGGGCAAGGTGGATCTGGTGCAGGTGATTGCCACGGCCACGGAATTGACCGAAGCGCGGCTGCGCAGTGACGCGGTGACGCTGGAGTGGACACCGCCAATGGGCCCGGTGTTTGCCTGGGGCGGCGATGTGCGTCTGGTGCAGGTGTTTGTCAATCTGATCAACAATGCCGCCGACGCCATGGTGGGGCGGGCGGACAAACGCATCACCGTGACACTGGACACGGGCGACCGGCTGAGCGTGACCGTGCGCGACACGGGTCCCGGTATTGCCGATCCGGAGAAGATCTTTGAGCCGTTCTATACGACGCGGGCGGTGGGATCATCGGAAGGCATGGGTTTGGGGCTGTCGATCTCTTATGGGTTGGTGCAAAGCTTTGGCGGCAAGATTGGCGGCGTAAACGCGCCCGGAGGCGGGGCGGTGTTCACCGTCGAATTGGAATACTGGTCCGAGGAGAAAGCCGCATGA